The following DNA comes from Deltaproteobacteria bacterium.
GTCAACTTCCAACTGCCCATCACTATTCAAGGCGATACCGAGATCAGACAGGCGGCTGAACCCGTCAACACCGGCAACGGTGTTTACAATGAAATTCCTCAGGCGGTTGCGTATCATGTTTGCCGTGCCGTCACCCAAAAGGGCGCCTGCTGTCCCGGTTTCCTGGTCATAGCTCTGGTATGAGTCGAAGAAATCCAGCAGGTCATTGTAGGCATTGACAAAGGAATCCATCTTTGAAACGGCTACCGAGGTGTCCCGGCTTACTGTCAGAGTGGCCTCGTTGTCAGGTGCGGCAGGTGCCGACTTGAGGGTGATGGTTACTCCGTCAATCACGTCATCTATTGTGTTGGTATCTCTGTGAATATCCGTCACACCGTCAACGGTAATGATTGAGTCTTTGGCCTCCTGGGCCTGTGAAAGGTTTTCAGTGACTCCCTGGTCATAGACCAGACGGGAAAGCCCGTTCAAATCCGTATCATTTCCGTCCCCCGTGTCTGTGACAGTCAGGTTGATAACATTCTCCGCTCCTGTCTCATCGGCAGTCAGTGTGAGAAAATAGTCCGTTCCATCAAAGATGACAGATGCATGGACACCGGCCTCAGCATCATTTACGGCCTCTGCCACGTCATCGATCGTATCTGTGGCAGACACAGAGATGTCCACAGTATCGGCATCGCCCACTTTGAGGTGTATCGTCCCCTCACCAACGGCTTCTGCATCGGAAAAGGCCGCGCTCGTGAGCTTATGCGCCTCAGCCAACTGCTGCACGGTAACACTGTATGAGCCTGCCGTGGCGTCTTCACTGGCAGATACAGTAAAAAGGTCCGTATCTCCTGAGGTAGCTGAAAAACTGGTAAGATCACTCGAATCATCCAGGCCCTCCATGGCGGACTTAAGGCTGTCTAATGCGCTCTGCAACGCACCGTAGGCCGTCAACTTGACCTGATAATCAGCCTCCCGTTGCTGGAGTTGAGTAATCGGCCGCTGCTGTATGGCCGAAAGCTGGCTGATGATACTGTCGACATCAAGACCAGATATGAGACCTCCGACTGAGATAGACATAATCACTCCTTTTGGGATTTCAGGTGGCTTAGCCCCAGGCAGTCCTGTTTCTCCCTGCCTAATATTTCCTTAATATTACTATTAGTATCGGCATTTTATTAAAAAACTTGAGCTTTTGGACACGAAGTTGGCTACTTTGCGCTTTTTATATTTGTTGAGATAGTTGATGAATTCAGTTTTGGCTTGACTTTATACCGTAATTTCGGTATTGGATTCATATGGGCACACGTTACCGGTATCTTGAGTGGGATGAAGATAATATTTGGAAGAATGAAATAAAACACGGGGTTACGGCTGAAGAAATCGAGCAATGTTTCAATAACCCTCCATTTGTTATCTTTCTACACAAGAAGATTCCGGATCGACGTATGTTATTGGGACGGACCTTTGGCGGACGTCATCTTTTTGTCGTGTTTCAACACAAATCCGACGAAGTGGCTCGCCCAATTCATGCACGGGATATGAATATGAATGAAAGGCGGATTTATGAAAAACAAACAAGATAGCAAAAAGCAGGCAACCGAGAAGCGTTACAGTCTAAAGGACTTTGACCTCAGAAAACCCGAGCTTGTAAAGGAATCTATGCAGGTTGTCCCTAAGTATGGAGGCAAGCTGAAGTTGTTGAAAACCTCAGTTTCATTGCCGCAGGCTATTATAGATGACCTGCGCCGGCTGGCCCGTATAAGAGGAATGACTTCATACCAGAACCTGCTTCGGGAGCTTGTTTCGGAAAAGGTCTATGAGGAGAAGCGACGATTGCAGCTTTTTGATCAAAACCGAACTTAACTACGCTTTGCTCTCGTTTCCGCCGGAGACAGATTGTCTTTTCTGCCTTTCTTCCCCGCCTCGGCTGAAGCCTCTCAAAAATCCACGTCTCGCAATTTACTGCCCTGTCTAATAAAAACCCCGCCTCCATTTTCAGGAAGCGGGGTTTCGGTTTAAGGTTTTACCCCGTGAAATTCACGTCAGTGACAGTGAAACGTATTTAACCGGGGTTATTATTTACTTTCAGCTTTGAGCCTTCAGCCTTCCTCATTACTGAAGCAGAGTAAGTACCGTCTGCGGCAGCATGTTGGCCTGGGCCAGCATGGCAACACCCGCCTGCTGCAGGATCTGGGCCTTGGTCAGGTTGGCCGTCTCAGCCGCAAAGTCTGCATCCAGGATACGGGAACGAGCCGCGGATACGTTTTCGGAGACGCTCTGCAGGTTGGCAATGGTGTGCTCGAAACGGTTCTGGATAGCACCAAGATCGCCTCGCAGGCTATCTATGGCTGTTAGAGCCGCATCTACACGCTGAAGAGCCGATTCTGCACCCGAACGGATACTGATATCAATATCATCGACACCGTCGCTGTCCACGGCAATGCTGGCACTCAAACCGGCATTCCCCTGATTGGTGAATGTAAGGTTCTCAGTTGAGGAAACCGTAATTTTCCCCTTGAGAGCGGTTGCATCGGTGAATTCCTTGGTGCCGCCATCACTACCTGTAATTCCCTGAGTCGCATCGGTAAAATCAGTGAACGTTTCATCAACTACAATATCGGCACCGTCTTCCGCAGTAAGTGTAATTGTACTTCCATCCAAAGTAGCAACCACACCCGTATCACTTGAGTGAGCATTGATTGCATCGCGTAACTCTGAAGCAGTAATTGTTTTACCATCAGTGCTATTAACGTCTTCATTAGTATAAATAGCTTCCCCATTAATGGTTAAGCTATAGGTCGAAGTCGCTTGATCACCTGCAATGGCGCCGCCATCCAATTCTGTGTAACCGCTTGTTGATGCATCCACCTGCAGACCCGCGATACCCGCATCATTCATGGCAGCGGCGATCGCATAAGCGGATGTCCCCGATCTGTAGGTGTCTCCCGAGACGGCATAATCTCCACTGGGGTTCACGGTGACCGCATCACCGGTTCCGACTGCAACGGTCATGGAGTTGACAGCGCCGGTGACACGACTACCCGTTTCGGATGCGATGTGGCCAATGGAGGATGCCTTCGCACTGGATACGTCAACAGAAATGGTTTCACCAGCATATGCACCCACCTGGAAGGTGGCGCCGTTAAAAGAGCCGTCAAGAAGTCTTTGTCCGTTGAACGTGGTCGTAAGCGCGATGCGATCTAATTCGGCTTGGAGCTGGCTAACTTCAGCTTGAAGAGATGAGCGGTCAGATGCAGTGTTAGTGTCGTTGGCGGACTGCACAGCCAGCTCCCGTATCCGCTGAAGAATATTCGTCGATTCCTGCAAAGCCCCCTCAGCCGTCTGTGCCAAAGAAATACCGTCATTGGCATTCCTGACTGCCTGGTTCAGGCCGCGGATCTGCGAGGTCATCCTGTTTGAGATCGCAAGCCCTGCAGCATCGTCCTTGGCGCTGTTAATACGCAGGCCGGATGAGAGCCTCTGCAGGGATTTGTCCAGCAGATTCTGGGTCTTTCCCAGTTGTCTCTGCGCGTTAAGTGACGCGATGTTTGTGTTAATTACCATTGCCATGATTTTATTCCTCCTTGAAATTGAGTTTTTGTTTCGGGCGTCCTTGCCCTTTGTTTATTTTGACCTTTCGGACCGATTAATTTTTCTGTCCCCCTTTCCGGTCCTGGATTTTTGTTTGTTTTCATTGTATATATCGGCAAAAGAGATGAAAACTTTAGGAAGATCAGAGAGATTTGACAGGAGAAGTGTGTCAAAAAACCGTCATAAGTTAATTGACACCCTTTCAGGCCTTATGTAATTTTATCAATCAATAGATCCCCTGTAAAATCCATGTGTTTTGCAGGGGATCCTAATGTCAGAAATGTCAGGATGGGCAAAGTGAATATGCGGAACGAATCAATTCTGGTAGCAGACGATGCTCCTGAAATCAGATTCAGCATATCGGAAGTCTTAAAGCGTGAAGGCTTTACTGTAGACATGGCTTGTGACGGGCAAGAAGCCATAGAGAAAATCAGGAAGAAATTTTTCGATGCAGTGAT
Coding sequences within:
- a CDS encoding flagellar hook-associated protein, which translates into the protein MSISVGGLISGLDVDSIISQLSAIQQRPITQLQQREADYQVKLTAYGALQSALDSLKSAMEGLDDSSDLTSFSATSGDTDLFTVSASEDATAGSYSVTVQQLAEAHKLTSAAFSDAEAVGEGTIHLKVGDADTVDISVSATDTIDDVAEAVNDAEAGVHASVIFDGTDYFLTLTADETGAENVINLTVTDTGDGNDTDLNGLSRLVYDQGVTENLSQAQEAKDSIITVDGVTDIHRDTNTIDDVIDGVTITLKSAPAAPDNEATLTVSRDTSVAVSKMDSFVNAYNDLLDFFDSYQSYDQETGTAGALLGDGTANMIRNRLRNFIVNTVAGVDGFSRLSDLGIALNSDGQLEVDSSKLNDALDNHFDEVVQFLTKTDEGSEGFAVHMVDGLDDMLDSRDGILAAKKDGIQDSIDDIQDQVERIEMRISAWETRTRARFEALEVLLGQYQATSDYLNQQIVSLQNLNDYISNR
- a CDS encoding flagellin (structural flagella protein) — its product is MAMVINTNIASLNAQRQLGKTQNLLDKSLQRLSSGLRINSAKDDAAGLAISNRMTSQIRGLNQAVRNANDGISLAQTAEGALQESTNILQRIRELAVQSANDTNTASDRSSLQAEVSQLQAELDRIALTTTFNGQRLLDGSFNGATFQVGAYAGETISVDVSSAKASSIGHIASETGSRVTGAVNSMTVAVGTGDAVTVNPSGDYAVSGDTYRSGTSAYAIAAAMNDAGIAGLQVDASTSGYTELDGGAIAGDQATSTYSLTINGEAIYTNEDVNSTDGKTITASELRDAINAHSSDTGVVATLDGSTITLTAEDGADIVVDETFTDFTDATQGITGSDGGTKEFTDATALKGKITVSSTENLTFTNQGNAGLSASIAVDSDGVDDIDISIRSGAESALQRVDAALTAIDSLRGDLGAIQNRFEHTIANLQSVSENVSAARSRILDADFAAETANLTKAQILQQAGVAMLAQANMLPQTVLTLLQ